In Bos indicus x Bos taurus breed Angus x Brahman F1 hybrid chromosome 4, Bos_hybrid_MaternalHap_v2.0, whole genome shotgun sequence, the sequence ATCAAGGGGGAttcgtgcatgtgtgctcagttgcttcagtcatgtctgactctttgtgaccatatgaactgcagccctccaggctcctctgtccatgggattctccaggcaagaatactggagtgggttgccataccctcctccaggggatcttcctgattcagggattgaacgcaaggctcttttgtctcttgcattggcaggcaggttctttaccactagcaccgcctgggaagcccatcaaggAGGATAAGTATGAAATAAGGTCATGTGTAACCTTCAGGAAACCATCATTTAAGCTGAAATATTCATtcactccttcattcattcattcatagatCACTTATTGTACCATCACAGGTCCCAGGTACTGTGTTAGATGCTGGACAGTACTGTTTAATGACAGCAAGAAGATGAGTAATAACTCTAACAAGATCTGTTGTGTGAAGGGAATATTAACTTGTGTTGAGTGAGAATACTCAAGTTAGCCTGTGATGATGGGGTTAAGAGTAGAGTGACAAGTGACATCCATATGGAGAGGGTGTTTAATCAAAATGATGACCACATTTCAACATGATAGTTTATTCTGAAGTTAATTAATGGTTATTGAGATAAGTGGTTCTTAAATATTAGCATGCCTCAGAATCCCTTCAATAGCTTGTTCACACACTTTTTGATTTAGTacttctggggggtggggggagggtggggtctGAAAATTGCCTTTCTGACAAACTTCCAGGTGATGCAGATACTACTGATCTGGGCACCATACTTTGAGGATCACTGACCAAAATGACTAAATGAACAGTTGTGCTGGATGGTATTTCTAGACACACAATGTAAAGCAGAAGGAATTTAGCTGACCCATACAGACacaaaacttttttctttacattttgatGGCTTAAAAACAATAGCTGCCACTTGAAAATTTTCatgtaacttaatttttattgtaaagaTTAAAGTGTTACTAAGATTTCATACTTAGCTTAGATGTTTGATGGCCAGACAGTTGTTCTTGTGGGGCAAAGATATGTTTGCTATGTGCTTGCCAAaattatttccttcccttcctgggcacacacacaaatccacaTTTTCTGACCCCTTTGCAGGTAAGTTAGACCATGTGACTGATTTCTGCCAACATGGAGAGTGGGAAGGGGGATGTAAAATCTTCTAGTCTTGGCCAAAACTTCTTCCTATATCTGTCCTTTTTCTTTGGGTGGCACAGGATCTAGTGAGGGGACCAGGGGTCTGCTTAGCCACAAGATAAGAACCTGGGTCCCTGAGTCACCACTTGGAGAAGAGACACTCAGGATTGCCACTTACGTGGGAAACTATTTGGAGGGAGCTGAGTGGGTTTACCAAGTGAACTTGTAATGTGCTTTCATTGCATCATGAACCTGAGGTCAAGGGGCTTGTTTCCATTTTGTGGCTTAGCCTGCCCTGATTAAGATGCTCTTCCTGGCACTAAGTAACACAAAACACACACTTATGAAGCAGAATGAATAATCATTACAACCCTAATTTTTACCCTGTATGTTCAGTTTGTAAACGGCCTTCTcactattcatttattcaacaaatacctaCCTGAAggttactgtgtgccaagcattgCAATGGTGAGACAGAAAATGACACTTTCCATGCCCTCATGGAATTTACAATCTTGTGAGGAATGGACATaaacaatcaaataaaaaattccaGGTGTTGTGAGTGGTATGAACACTGGAAACCTGGCACTATAAGGAGATGTTTTTTCTAGgtaggaataaatgaataaatattgagtACTTTTTAGGTGTAATTAACATCTgagtaaaaatgatttaaaagaatAGGTTTGGCTGTGTTgaagcaaaatatatataaatttggatATGAGCAAGAATCATAGGGTTAAATCTTTTCATTTAACAGTTTTAACTAATGAATGGGGTTTGCTCCATATTATAGCTATCgaaacttttaaaatgcataatgtATAATGAcgcataaaattttatatatgataaaatgTACAATGATGAGTGTTAAACTCTTTATCAGTTGTTAGTTCCTCAGAGACCTGTAAAAGTCTTTTATTCCCTTTGAAAGtcataatttgttatttttctctattaacaATAAGTTCTTGCCATATTGGTATAAATTCCTGTTGAACCAGAGTTTCCCACCAAAGGTCTCATTCAATAAAACTTAAATTGGATTGAATAACTAGATTGCTTGCTTAAATTAGAGCTTATCATTCTGGTCATGACTTTGAcctttcaaactttatttttgcttACCAAGTAAAtgttaaattcttaaagagatgggaataccagactaacttacctgtctcctgagaaatctgtatgcaggtcaagaagcaacagttagaaccagacatggaacaacagactggttccaaattgggaaaggagtacgtcaaggctgtatgttgtcaccctgcttaacctatatgctgagtacatcatgagaaatgctgggcttgaagaaacagaagctgaaatcaagattgcctggagaaatattaataacctcagatatgcagatgataccacttttatggcagaaagcaaagaggaactgaagagcctcttgatgaaagtgaaagaggagagtgaaaaaggtggcttaaagctcaacattcagaaaactaagatcatggtatctggtcccatcacttcatggcaaatagatggggaaacagtggaaacagtggctgactgtatttttctgggctcccaaatcactgtagatggtgactgaagccatgaaattaaaagacacttgctccttggaagaaaagctatgaccaacctagacagcagagacattactttgctgacaaaggtctagtcaaaggtatgattttttcagtagtcatgtatgcatgtgaaagttggaccataaagaaagctgagtgctgaagaattgatgcttttcaactgtggtattggagaagactcttgagactcttggactacaaggagatcaaaccagtccattctaaagaaaatcagtcctgaatattcattggaaggactgatgctgaagctgaagctccaatcctttggctacctgatgcaaagaactgactcatttgaagactctgatgctgagaaggattgaaggcagaagaagaaagggacgacagaggatgagatggttggatggcatcaatgactcgatggacatgagtttgagcaagctccgggagttggtgatggaaagggaagcctgacatgtggcagtccatggggttgcagagtcggacacgactaagtgactgaactgaagtaaacgTTGGTTCCATTAAGCTCATACCCAAGATGAAAGAATTTTGAGTAGCTCaagattgaactccgggagttggtgatggacaaggaggcctggcgtgctgcgattcatggggtcacaaagagttggatgcgactgaattgaactgaactgagttttatatatatatatatattggagaaggcaatggcaccccactccagtactcttgcctggacaatcccatggatggaggagcctggaaggctacagtccatggggtcgctgagggttggacacaactaagcgacttcactctcacttttcactttcatgcattggagaaggaaatggcaatccactccagtgttcttgcctggagaatcccagggacgggggagcctggtgggctgccgtctatggggtcgcacagagtcggacacgactgaagtaacttagcagcatacacacacacacacacacacacacacacacacacacacacacacacacagagtacatcaATATCTATACATATAGTCTTCTGTTCTGTTTAAAAACTTGATTCTCATACTTCAAAGTGATAATCATTACATAAATTACTCATTACTCATTACAAGTATGAGAAAAAAGACAAAGTATTTCTGCAGTTTGTACAAAAAAATACCAGTTACTATTATTTTCACATACAGAACACTTTTAGGCATTTTAAAGTTCGAAGGGTCACAGCAGGGTGTCCACTGGGTATCTAGACCATGCTTTGCCACCAAAATACCACATTACAGTTTGGACTGGAGTGAGAagaattttattcagttcagttcagtcgctcagtcatgtccgactctttgcgaccccatgaattgcagcatgccaggcctccctgtccatcaccaactcctggagttcactcaaactcatgtccatcgagttggtgatgccatccagccatctcatcctctgtcatccccttctcctcctgcccccaatcccgcccagcatcagagtcttttccaatgagtcaactcttcacacgaggtggccaaagtattggagtttcagcttcaacattagtccttccaaagaaatcccaggactgatctcctttagaatggactggttggatctccttgcagtccaaagggactctcaagagtcttctccaataccacagttcaaaagcatcaattcttcggcgctcagccttcttcacagtccaactctcacatccatacatgaccactggaaaaaccatagccttgactagatggacctttgttggcaaaataatgtctctgctttttaatatgctatctaggttggtcacaactttccttccaaggagtaagcgtcttttaatttcatggcttcagtcaccatctgcagtgactttggagcaccccaaaataaagtctgacactgtttccactgtttccccatctatttcccatgaggtgatgggaccagatgccatgatctttgttttctggatgttgagctttaagccaacttgttcacactcatctttcactttcatcaagaggctttttagttcctcttcactttctgccataagggtggtgtcatctgcatatctgaggttattgatatttctcccagcaatcttgattccagcttgtgcttcttccagcccagcgtttctcatgatgtactctgtgtataagttaaataagcatagtgacaatatacagccttgacgtactccttttcctatttggaaccagtctgttgttccatgtccacttctaagtgttgcttcctgacctgcatataggtttctcaagaggcatgtcaggtggtctggtattcccatctctttcagaattttccacagtttattgtgatccacagtcaaagactttggcatagtcaataaagcagaaatagatatttttctggaaggttgatGCAAATATAATTGCGGTTTCACaccgtgaattttaaatcatcatACCTGGGGTCAAGCccatctttattatttaaaataggaaccattataatcaacacatttttgccaacaagaaataagtttgtttatccCTGTAGTATCGAAATCAATACTTAgggatttgatgaactcttggaaagcatttcctGCCTTCTGCTGGctctggaagcattttccctgcaaaaagttgtcgagatggttgagaagtggtagtcggttgatgagaggtcaggtgaatatggtggatgatgcaaaacttcatagcccattTGTTCAGCTTTTGAAGCGTTGGTTGTGTGATGTGCAGTCAGGTGTTGTCAAGgagaactgggccctttctgttgatcaATGCCAGCTGCAAGTGTTGCAgcttttggtgcatctcattgatttgatgaacatacttctcagatgtgtTGGTTTGGCTAGGATTCacaaagctgtagtggatcagacggaCAACAGAGCACCAATCAGTGACCGTAACCTTTTttgggtgcaagtttggctttgggaagtgctttgaagcttcttctcagtccagccactgaACTGGTCATCACTGGTtctcatataaaatccactttttgtcacatATCACAATCTGATAGAGAATAAGAGAAGAACCTAATGTAGAAAAAGAGAAGATGACCCTTCAAAacgatgattttttttcattattggtCAGCTCATGATGCACCCACTTCTCGAGCATTTCACCTTtcaaatttgcttcaaatgctgagcAACTATAGAATGGCTGATGTTCagttcttgggcaacttctcatgtagttgtaagccTCTCAATTGGTTATTCTCAACTTTCCATGGGCAGCCACTATGTTTATCTTCAGGCTTTTATCTAGTCTGCAAAACTTCTtcaaccaccactgcactgtacatttgtAAGCagctcctgggccaaatgtgttgttgtgagttgtctctgcaAACTTGAGTAGGAAAAtctcttgaatttgctttttctgtaacatcatttccatagttgaaataaataaaaacaataggtcagccaaaaacataaagcaagaaatgtgcattaaaatgatgtacagCACAATCAtacttaagaatgtattccaatatcaaatggaaaatttaaaCAATGCAAAAACCGCAATTGcatttgcaccaacctagtaGTAATTGACATTTTAGCGAAATTACAGGGTTTTAAAGCAGCAGGTGCTGTGGAGATTTGATACAAACATCCCAGGTAAGGAAACTAAAGTCCACAAAGGTAAAATGATTGCTTATTACACTTAGTTTTGGTCCCAGACCTAGACCCCAGGTCTTATGAATCGGTTGCAGCTGTCTCTGTGCCGCAGTTTTTGCTCTACAGCTGAAGATCATGTTGGATTATCTTTAGTTCTATCAACTCTGCTTTCTCCACAGTCGGAGTGTTTAAATGGGATAGATCTAATTCAGATCAAGTTGCCTTCAGCGTCCTaggttctttcttttgttttcagtcttttattaTCAGACTGGTGAgcttctgctttatttaaaagACGCACTCGGAGTAACATCAAGGAGGAAGGTCGACACCGACTCAAACGCAATGGCTAGGGACACAGGACGGAAACACACCCAGCCCCAGCTGTAAAAAGGTGAAGACTACCCACCGTCAGGTCCAGCGTCCGAGGGCCACGTGCAGGAGGAGGGGCCGCCTTCTGGTTGGCGTCCGGAGGAGCTCCGTCCCTCCAATCAGCGCAGGCCCCGCGGTGGAGAGGGGGCGCGCCCTGCAGGGGAGGGCGGGGCCAGAGACCTGTCCATCACCGAATCCGCGGGTGGCAGCACCTACCCCACTAAGGCACCTAGGCGAGACAGGGCGGGAGCGGGAAGGCCGCAGCGAGGGGGGAGGCGGGGCCAGGCCGGTGGGAGCCAATCCGCCGGGCGGCgccagggggcgggggcggggtcaCCGCGGGCGACCCAAACACACGGGTTCGGGCGCACCCTGGGGCCGCGCTGCTCCTCCGCCTTCCGGTGCGAGGGCCGCAGTACCTTCTTCCCTTCTGAGCACCCCCACCTCGTGGTCCAGACCCtacccacccccccgcccctcctTCTCTGGGGGAGCGCGGTGACGGTTGCCGGGAAGCGCGcgctgcccctccctctcctcctgcgtCCTCTCCTCCCGCGCCACCCGTTTTTCCTCCTTCTCAGTTAATAACAGCTGggtggctgggggaggagggaaggtggCCCCAGCGGAGTCTGGGCGGGCACCTCCCACTCACCCGCGAGCCGCCGTGGGAGCAGGAGGATGGCGGCGGTAGCGGCGGCCGCCCGGGAGGAGGCGGTGCCGAGGGCCCGGGCGCAGAGCGCAGCGGCGGCGGCAGAGAGCGGCAGCGGCCCGTCGCGGCGCACCAGAACCGAAAGCAGCGGCAGCCGCGCAGCCACCTGAGCCGCCCCTCCCGCCGGAGCCAGCGATCGGCGCCCGCGGGAGCCGGGACCTCCTTCCTCTCCGTCTCTCCTCGTCTCCCGCGTCCCCAGACAGGCCGTCGATCTCGCTCGTCACCCCTTCGAAGAGCGCGGCGGGCGCCGACCGCCCCCTGGGGCGCCGGGCGGCGGCCCTGGACGTGCGGGCTTCTTTCTGCGCCGGCCTCCGCGCCTCGGCCCTGCCCTCTCGCTCCCGCGCTCGCTCCCGCCCTCCCGGCGCTCCGGGCACTGTGCGCGGGCCCGGCCCGGGGCAGGGCGGACATGGGCGCCAAGCAGAGCGGGCCGGCCGCTGCTAACGGCCGCACCCGCGCGTACTCGGGCTCAGATTTAccttccagcagcagcagcagcggagggGCCAACGGGACCGCGGGCGGCGGGGCGCGAGCCGCAGCCGCTGGGAGGTTTCCGGCTCAGGTGCCCAGCGCGCACCAGCCCAGCGCCTCCGGCGGCGCCGCGGCGGCCTCGGCGGCCCCGCGCAGCCGCTCCCTCGGCGGGGCCGTGGGGACCGTGGCGTCGGGGGCCCGGGCGGCGCAGTCAACCTTCAGCATCCCCAACAGCAGCAGCGGCCCGTACGGCTCGCAGGACTCGGTTCACAGCAGCCCGGAGGACggcggcagcagcggcggcaggGACCGGCCGGCGAGCGGGGGTCCCGGAGGGCCGCGCCTGGTGATCGGCTCCTTACCAGCTCACCTCTCGCCGCACATGTTTGGAGGTACGGCcctttccctctctgcctcccgCAGGCGGCACGTGGGCCGCGGCTGCGCTTATTTTTacccttctccttttctccttcagccCGAGCGCCGGGGGTTCGCCCTGCGGCCGGGCCGGGTCACCCtctttggggtgggagggaaagagagagggagagagcgcCTCTTAACCCCTGCAGCGCCGCTACCGCGGGACCCCAGTGTTTGGTTTTTGAACACCGCGTGCACCCTCACCTCTTCGTGGCTTTCTCGTACAGAAAGCCCTTGTTTGCTCCCGGAGGTGAAGGGagcaaatattgttttaaaaacaaacgcAATAGCTGGTGCTTGTGGTTTTTAGTAGCAGGAAGTCGGGACCCGTTGCTAAATGTAGTTGTATCTGGTGACTCGAGTGGTGAGCGGTTTTTAAAGGCCAAAAGTCA encodes:
- the LOC113891425 gene encoding small nuclear ribonucleoprotein-associated protein B'-like, yielding MSALPRAGPAHSARSAGRAGASAGARGQGRGAEAGAERSPHVQGRRPAPQGAVGARRALRRGDERDRRPVWGRGRRGETERKEVPAPAGADRWLRREGRLRWLRGCRCFRFWCAATGRCRSLPPPLRSAPGPSAPPPPGRPPLPPPSSCSHGGSRGAPPLHRGACADWRDGAPPDANQKAAPPPARGPRTLDLTKKQIQEIFLLKFAETTHNNTFGPGAAYKCTVQWWLKKFCRLDKSLKINIVAAHGKLRITN
- the ZNRF2 gene encoding E3 ubiquitin-protein ligase ZNRF2 isoform X1, encoding MGAKQSGPAAANGRTRAYSGSDLPSSSSSSGGANGTAGGGARAAAAGRFPAQVPSAHQPSASGGAAAASAAPRSRSLGGAVGTVASGARAAQSTFSIPNSSSGPYGSQDSVHSSPEDGGSSGGRDRPASGGPGGPRLVIGSLPAHLSPHMFGGFKCPVCSKFVPSDEMDLHLVMCLTKPRITYNEDVLSKDAGECAICLEELQQGDTIARLPCLCIYHKGCIDEWFEVNRSCPEHPSD
- the ZNRF2 gene encoding E3 ubiquitin-protein ligase ZNRF2 isoform X2, with protein sequence MGAKQSGPAAANGRTRAYSGSDLPSSSSSSGGANGTAGGGARAAAAGRFPAQVPSAHQPSASGGAAAASAAPRSRSLGGAVGTVASGARAAQSTFSIPNSSSGPYGSQDSVHSSPEDGGSSGGRDRPASGGPGGPRLVIGSLPAHLSPHMFGGFKCPVCSKFVPSDEMDLHLVMCLTKPRITYNGIISHFSCFCFLLLSLRVQEQKISLQRTF